The Brassica oleracea var. oleracea cultivar TO1000 unplaced genomic scaffold, BOL UnpScaffold00851, whole genome shotgun sequence genome includes the window TCTCTTCAAAAGAATGGAGTCACTGATCAAGTCCCAGCACGCTCAGCAAGTGACCGGCCACGGCAGTAGAGCTGGTAAAACTCCGACGACAGAGATGGTACCAGCGACTACCGGGGGATTAACGATGTCATCGGACGAAAGCATGATGCTGAAGCTAATCCAACAAACACACTCCCCTGATGCTCGCGAAGTCCAAGTGCGTGGCATTCTCTCTCTCGTTGAAGATATACTTGATCGTGCCACTCTTGACTCCGACGACTCCAACGCCTCCGTTAGTATACATATACACccatgcatgcatgcatgaaTCAATAcatgtcttcttctcttttttgtgCTAAATTTTGGTGAATCAATATATGTCATTGCTGCTTTATTTCtgtgatattaaaatattaagcaCTTGTTTGAACTCGCAGATGCTCCCGTTGCCTACGGAGGATAAACTGATGCAATCAAGCATGATGAGCGTTCTTGATAGCGTCTCATACGTTATCGATCGCGTCGCCTGCGAGGTATAACTTcatttagaaattttcggtAGACTTTATTggagatatatataaatatagatagtTTAAGGTTCTcttattataacatatgttgCTTTGAATTATCTAGAATTGGAAATCCAAGTTTTAAACCATACCATGTAGATCTTGTACCACCAAAACCTAATTTTAAAAGCTAACTTGTAAACCAATAAAAGGCCAtgaatgtattaatttttatattcttgCAGATAGCCTACAAGTCTCTTACGGGATCAGACGCACATGAAATAACGATGTCAGTGTTTGAACACCTCTCGAGCTTCCACTGGCACGGCAAGCTAGTACTCGCTCTAGCCGCGTTTGCGTTGAACTACGGAGAATTCTGGCTTCTGGTTCAGTTCCACTCAAAGAACCAGCTCGCTAAGTCCCTAGCTATGCTAAAGCTCGTCCCTGTTCAGAACCGAGTGACCCTCGAGTCTGTATCCCATGGGCTCAATGATCTCATCCGTGAGATGAAGAGCGTCACCGCATGTGTAGTGGAACTCTGCGAGTTACCTGATCGCTATATTACACTGGACGATCCTCATCTATCAAGAATCATCTCTACCATCCCAATCGCTGTTTATTGGACCATAAGAAGCATCGTGGCTTGCATTTCTCAGATCAACATGATCACTGCCATGGGACACGAGTAAGaattgaattttgtttgttatatatatctaGTTATCATTTATTGCTTTGAGTAGTGACTCTAACGATAATTTACTATACCAGGATGATGAACACTCAAATGGATTCATGGGAAACGTCCATGTTAGCTAACAAGCTCAAGAACATTCATGACCATCTTGCTGAGACCTTGAGGCTTTGCTACCGTCACATAGGTTTGTAGTACGGTCTCAAATCAACACactagatctctctctctctctgtctctctctctctctctctttgctgACAAATAAAGAGTGGAATTTAACAGAGATGAAGAGGAGCTCAGAATCCTTAAAGATGTTGCATTCTCTATTCGACACAACTCACATTGATAACATGAAAATTCTCACGGCCCTGATTCATCCTAAAAACCACAGCACACCACTGCAAGATGGTTCGACCAAGAGAAAGGTTACTGTATATTATGTCAACTTTCTTTTAAGCCCATTCATGCAATCTAATCTACTGTGAATCTTGTAGGTTCACTTGGATGTGTTGAGGAGGAAGACAGTGTTGCTTCTCATCTCGGACCTCAACATATTGGAAGACGAGCTATCGATTTTCGAGCAGATATACACAGAGTCGAGGAGGAACTTGCTGGGAATAGATGGTAAGAGCCATATGCCTTACGAGGTTGTGTGGGTTCCGATAGTGGATCCTATCGAAGATTACGAAAGATATCCGAGTCTGCAGAACAAATTTGAGGCTCTCCGTGAGCCTATGCCATGGTACACAGTGGATAGTCCAAAGCTGATAGAGAGGCATGTGGTGGAGTTTATGAGAGAGAGATGGCATTTCATGAATAAGCCAATACTTGTGGTGCTTGACCCACAAGGCAATGAGGCTAGTCTCAATGCGCTTCACATGATCTGGATTTGGGGGACTGAAGCTTTCCCTTTCACTAGAACTCGTGAGGAAGAGCTCTGGAGGAGGGAGACCCTCACGCTTAACCTTATCGTTGATGGCATCGACTCTGTCATTTTCAATTGGGTACTCTGCTTTGAcctaatattaatttaatttgggGAATAGAAACTTTCCATTTTAGACACCACAGTCTCGTATCTATAAGAAATATGTTTTGGAAGTTCGATGCAAAATGAGACGATTTGATTTACAGATAAACCCGGAAAATTACATATTCTTGTACGGAGGAGATGACTTGGACTGGATAAGGAGGTTCACAATGGCGGCCAAAGCAACGGCCAAAGATTCCAGCGTGAAGCTGGAGATGGCTTATGTTGGTAAACGGAACCACAGCCACAGAGAACAGATCAGGCGGATCAGTGAAGCCGTCAGGGCTGAAAATCTGAGTCATAGCTGGGCCGAGCCTGCATTGATGTGGTTCTTCTGGGCTAGGCTCGAGAGCATGCTCTACTCCAAGATTCAACTCGGCAAAGCTGATGATCACGACGAGGTACGTACTATTACTAGCCTAGCTATATATAGAGGGCtggattgtttttgtttttgtttttgttttgataacgTACGGTATCGTTCCGTGAATTTTATCAACTAGGTGATGCAAGGAATCAAAAAGATACTAAGCTACGACAAGCTTGGAGGATGGGCACTGCTGAGCAAAGGACCTGAGATAGTGATGATAACTCACGGTGCCATTGAGAGGACTGTGACCGTCTACGACCGAACCTGGAAAACTCACGTTCCCACCAAAGGCTACACCAAGGCAATGTACGACCACCACCACGACGAGATTCTCCGGGAAACTGGGAAACCATGCAGCCACTTTGATTTCCACATCACTGCTCGGAGCGGTCGCATTCCGGAGAAGATGAACTGCTTCGAATGCCACCGTTCCATGGAGAAGTATATGAGCTTCGCTTGTTGTCACGATGATAAGCTCCTTGACCAAGACGAGAACTACAACttctagattaaaaaaaaaacaaggctATACCATGCATCATGACCTACGAGCGTCTTCCTCTTGccgattcttttttttttaacttcaaatttgaattttatttatttaaacaataattgCAATGGCTTTGTATGAGAATTGGCTAGTCCTGTAGGTTGGCCTTCACGGACAATGTTTGACTTTGATTGAAGTATTCCTGAACATTTTCAATAATAATCTATTTCTTTAATggatttatatatgatttcctctttatatatatatatatatatatatatatatatatatatatatattttttttttgcaaaacaaGATTTTGAAGCATCAATGATGGGGGTACCCACCACTTTCAAAGAAACTATtcgctttctctctctttattatgttttcatataaaaaattgaagaaatataagatgaaattttcaaaacataaaagaaaatatctacaaatcattttaaataacTTTTCAATCATAATTTGTTAacttattagtattttttgtttaacaaattttaaaaatcatcataGATGAATATGCTTTTATAATGTTTCTTCAAAATTATAGTGTTATATTTGTTGGACCCCACGAAACCAACATAcacctttttattatttctttggagttttcaatattttgctttttactgtagtaattaattatttttttggtcaaaattattatttacttatGTTCTTTTCATCTTCTAATTTACTAgtacatttttcatatattgtGTTATCtcttgtaaatgttttttttttttgtgttgggGTAGTTGATATCTCATTTTCTTGTGCATTAAATTACAGCATTTCAGTGTGCCCCTCACGTCGTCAATATCATGTTTTATATTCCTTGTTTTGAGCCATATCAATCATATCCTCTTGTGTGGTCcatttattaatctaaaatatatatattttaatttgcaaTAAAGCAAGCGTATTTGCTTATAAATAATCGTATTGGAAGCGATTGGTGATGGCGGTGAATGTTCTAGACGGCCTCAAATCTCTCTAAAGTcacaaaatcaaaccaatcATGCTCTGGTTACCTTTTCAAAATTCACAgccaaatttatattttactttcgTTTAAGGCTTTGGAAAGCAAATTCTCTAAATCACTAAGTCAAGtgcttttgaaaatattattccTCGTAATCATGTTTCTCTTCTCTGTAATAAtacctttttaatatatactatagaatatatatatatgtacctataaaatgttttcttttctctttaataatacatttttgatatatacaatatatgtttaactagtttaatataataatatatttctttacTTATATTCCCCATtaaatattatcaattatatgtaaaatatctatatagataaatatggtatataaaatataaatttcactatgtatcataattattttataatttatacattaattaatcagtttatatgttttcatttattttcattagtttgatttcagtttaaaataacgaaaacataactaaaatctttaaaataccaTTAATATTTATcgatagtttattttaatattcaaaaatctATAGCAAAAAATTCACAGCTAAAAATTCTACAGCTACAGCACAAAATCTCACGTCACAAAttctacaacaaaaaatataaagtcaCAACTGCAACCAATCAGACCGTTGTTTGGGCTATTTGCAGAGTTGTTAGTCATAGATTCACATATCCTAAACTTCCTTCTTTCAAGACTTCCATAAGTTTAGTCCAAATCAAGGCAAAACGGTTACGTATATGTCAAATGAACACAAGTGTCTAATCATAACACATGGTTTTATGAAATTACCAACTCTCCTCATCCCCTCCCACATGCTATTGTAGCAAAACACTTTGAATTATTAGTGTAAATCCTTTTGCTTGGAAGGATTTTCTTTAATAACAGACTGTCGTCCACTTCTATCAGCCGTGGATAATACACCTAGTAACTTGACACTGCTATTTAATATTAGCTCAacatctatatattaaaaagtctatTCATGATTTAGGAGATAAACTTTCAGATCAAAAGtcttatatagtttttttttgggttcttgCTTATACTCTTTGTTTTCAAGCAAGAATGTTGGTAGATATTGAAATAAAGTAAATCACAAAGAAGATACGTTGCCCAAACCTAACCCCTACACAAGCTAGACGATGGACATAGTCACATTACCTTGTCGAAAGTAGTTTTCATCTTTTGCATATTTTTAGCCTTGGAATCATGAAAAGAAACATAGAAGAATGTAAACAAACTAGTAAAAAGCCACTTGTTATAGCTGAATACTAGCAGTgtccgtctctctctctctatctcttcccaagaaaaagaagaaaaagcatCACAAGGGAATGCTATTTGCGTAGATACAGGACGACTGAGGAAGGAAGAAAGCAGATGGGAGGGGTGACATCTTCGGTGGCGGCGAAGTTCGCCTTCTTCCCGCCGAGTCCGCCGTCTTACAAGGTGGTCACGGACGAGCTGACGGGACTGTTGCTTCTCGCCCCTTTCCCACACCGAGAAAACGTGGAAATCCACAAGCTTCAGACCCGAAGAGGCACGGAGATAATGGCCATGTACGTGAGGCATCCGATGGCCACCTCGACGCTGCTCTACTCGCATGGAAACGCCACCGATCTGGGACAGATGTATAAGCTCTTCATCGAGCTTGGCATCCATCTCAAGGTTAATCTCATGGGGTatgtctttctttctttcttttgaacCTTCAAATTCTTACACACACACCCTTTTTTACTTGTGTTTGATTGGTTcttgatgatatatatatttatataaatgagtatataatttttctatttctattgATTTGGTTTTTGATTCTTCCCTAGACAACTGAGAGAccatgttattattttttataagattATTTCTTGGTTATGTTTTTCTGTGTGggaaaacagaaaaatatttttggttaaatgttGGACTAAGATTTCATGTCTTAGCTCTGCTTCAAATCAGTTAGATCATCTTCGACTTCTCTTCATCTTTTACTTCAAAACTgagtttgaattaaaaaaaagttttaatccCACTTCATTTTTTACCTCATAATGGagtaaaatattgatttattctataaatggaatattgtattttttggtttattcattACTCTATTTTCATTCCAAAATAGAGTAGGGTTAGAGCAAAACCACATTgcattttagaaagaaaaaaaaatgcagttTTAGCTTGGAATGAGTTTTGCATCGGAGATGATATTATTGCTTGCGATATatattagagaaaaagacaaaaatagcactaaatcaagtttttgttctcaaactagcactcaaggtcaaaagtcacaaaaatagcacttaatgttttatcaaaagtcacaaacttagggtttagagttaaagggtggggtttaggatttaggatttagggtttaggatttagggtttagggtttagaatttagggtttagggtttagggtttagggtttagagttgagaaatgtggttttggggataagatttcaaattttgaaaaataaaaaaattaaaattttcaaaagataaaatgctattttggtcattttagtttttgagtgctatttttgtgatataaacttagaaagatgatattttggagatttgccctatatattatttagttcaATCATGATTTGCTTTCCTGTTTTGCAGATACGATTACTCCGGGTATGGACAATCAACTGGAAAGGTTTGGTCCTCTTACCACCATCAACCTCAAGTGAttggattattattatttcatttaggACTGAacatttgtttcttcttatGATTGAAGCCGAGTGAGCATAACACGTATGCTGATATCGAAGCTGTTTATAAGTGTCTTGAAGAAACCTACGGCTCTAAACAGGAAGATGTTATCCTCTACGGCCAGTCTGTAGGGAGCGGTCCCACATTACATCTTGCTTCACAGTTCCCTTTATTGAGAGCCATCGTACTCCATAGCCCCATCCTCTCCGGTTTAAGGGTAATGTATGCCGTTAAGAAAACCTACTGGTTCGACATCTACAAGGTAACTAGAAAGAATTACTttcatttcttctttaatttgTCCCACTCTCCACatgtttgtgttttttatttGCAGAATATCGACAAAATCCCATATGTCGATTGCCCTGTTCTCATCATTCATGTAAGTTAATTAGTCACGGCTTAGGTTTTTGAGATACATTTTCGCTTTTgagtttattaaatataaatatttatacgaATAATGTGGTGCATGCAGGGAACTTCGGATGAAGTAGTGGACTGTTGTCATGGGAAACAACTATGGGAACTGTGCAAAGACAAGTATGAGCCGCTTTGGGTGGAAGGAGGGAACCACTGTGATCTTGAACAATACCCTGAATACATGAGACACCTCAAGCAGTTCATCACAACAGTAGAGAGGTTACCTTCCcggagcagcagcagcagcggcGGCGTGAGAGATGATGGACCTACTCGGAGGAGGAGTGTGGACAGGAGAGAGAAGCCGAGGCAGAGCACAGAGCGTAAGCCGCTTCCGCCAAAGAGTCAGTGGAAGAAGAGCAGCAGCAAGCTCAGGATATCTTTTGATCACCACCATCTGGATCGGTCCAGGAGAAGCCTTGACTGCCATGACAAAACTCGGAAGAGCATTGACCACTCCCATCAGGTTGAGAGGGGAAGGAAGAGTGTGGACAGGGTAGGCTCCGAGTTGTGAATGACCCACATTTTGCttctcttttttaatttattattattacgtTTTACGTATAGATGATGAGTACATAACTATTCTATACCGAACAAGTAACATGTGGCCGTGacattatttgtaattttttttttgtctctttgaATTTCCTCAGTTTGGCTTATTAAGAGATCCCTCTATCAAGCAGAGGCAAAACTATGTCTGGAACTGGAATGTGTGGAGCATAAATGCTTAATTCTACTTACATTCGTCGAAATAGTCACTATCTAAGCTGACAGCAGAAGAACACTGAGAGCACATGGCTGCTTCAGGCAGCAGTGCCCCAAGAATGGCACATGTTGTGCAAAGAAAGAAAGTATACCAAAGTTAAACTAAAAACAACCAAGATAGACAGGGAGATAATGAGGAAATGTCGTTTCCAAGATGGTGTATTTAAAtttcttgtgtgttttcttCTTAGGACTATATGTGTTTTGTCTTGTTGGTGAAGAAAAGAGAACATGTATGTTTATTACTCTTATGAAATATTTGTCCTTTTCGTAAATGAGACCATGTATAAGGAAGAACGGGTTTTGCTTCATGATAGGGGCCGTGTCTATTGTCTGGCactcaacaaacaaaaaaaccttaTCCACCACGCCTGCATTATGATCGTTGCTTAAATAAGACTGAATCACATGTGTGAAGCTTTTCTTCTAGGCAGTTACACTTGAGAAGGAGCCCTCTTCTTGCCTTTCTTTACCTCTGCTCCACCATTTTCTGCCTGCTCTGCCTTCTTCTGGGCACGGATCATTGCACGTCTTGCGCGCGGTCGCATCTCTCTCACAGTACGAGGAGGCATCACGAATGGCTCGAGTGGCTTGTCCCCAAAAGGATGCTCACTGCCTTCAAATATCCTCAGCTTCCGATCTCTGTCCTATAAAAACAAACCCACATGAAAAAAACTCAGCACATTGTTGTTGGCAAGGAACAAATCCTGAACATTGCAAGCTAATTTGTCTAGGAACAGAGACTAGCAACAAATAACCAAACAGGCAAGCTGAGAAATGATAGTGTATCGAAATGTTATCCCACCAAAGAAAAAGGTAAGCAACAATTTGACTAAATGGCCAAACCAAGTGCTCAGCAGAACCAACTTCCTCTAAATCATTACAAGACACCAAGGATCTCAAACGCTGACTCATGAGGGATTCTAAAGTGTAAAGAGTAAACAAAGAGACAGGGAACTAGTAAAACGTTTCTAAAGTGTAGTACTGACATCACGCAAATTGTTAGTTGGAAGCATGCGCCAGACAGCCTTGCGGATGACCTCGGTGGGGTCTTTGGCCATCTGATCTTTCAGACTGCGTTCTTTCAGGTGTCCAACGTACCTGTATACAAACAAAGAGGGATTTAATATTTAAGTAGAAGAAACTGGGAGGAGATACTagccaaataaaataaaaatcatgatgAATCCCTATCTTGCAAGCAGCtgaagaagatatatatatatataggaaaaaaaagaacttgcCCAGTATGCCAGCGGTAGAACTTGTCAGTGAGCTTTCTTCCAGTGATGCCGATATCCTTAGCATTGAGAACAATGCAAATATCTCCATCATCGCGGTTGGGACAATAAGTAGGCTTATCCTTGGCTTGAAGCACAGTTGATATCTGAGATGCTAGTCTACCCAGAACCTAACGTATGAAATGAAAAATGAGATCCTAGTTTTAGGGGAAGCCctgtaatgtttttttaaaaaaaacacaataaagaGAAGAAAGGTACCTGGCCTTTGGCATCAAAAACTCGCCAACGAAGACCGTCGAGATTGATACGCTTGATACCCGCCACAGCTTTCTGGCAAAATATTCAAGATCAATGCATAGCCAAAGGTCCTATTTTGATCAACGTTGTTGCATATGAAGGAAATGTAACTAAtaaacaagaaagaagaaagaagaaagaaaaaagtaagctctttgtttgtttgtttgttaccTTTAGGTTGCCACTGAATGAGGCAGCTTGAGTGGCCATCGTTATTCTGCTCCGAATGCAGCAGGAATACGTTTCTTCAGAACTACGATCCTAAAATCAATACAGACAGACATTCATCCTTTACAACTTAAATCAATATAGAAAGTCTGCAGCTATTTGCATCTGcgcaagagagaaagagagtgagaTGACTCACCGGAAGCGACGGCGGCGGCGGTGACAAGGGAATAGAGCGAGATCGAGAGCTTGGCTTGGCTTGGAAACACACACAAAGGGTTTAGGAGAAGAGGCCTCATAGGAGCGAAGGGTTGGGCCTGAAAGGGTCCATTAAATTTCCCTTTTGTTGTGTTGGGTCAGATAAATtgcatgtttatttattatgattAGAATTTAACAAAACAAGCCCACCAGAGTATGATTATTGGGCCTATTGGCCTGCTGCATCACTCATATCAGGGCTTGGCGCACGTGCGTGTGGCCGTGAGAGATGGAGGAGACCGTTGAGTCATGAGATTTTCGTTACGCCTGGAaaacagaaggaaaaaaaagagagtctaTTGGTACAAATGGAGGAGGCTCGAGCACCACCAGAACTAGCTGCTGCTTCTTCCCATGGCGGCCACTGGATTACATGTGCTATCTGCCGTCGGCTTACGCATCGGAGAGAAGCACAAGCTTTCTGTTGGAGTAGTAGTAGCCCTACCCCGAGTCTCCGTTTCTGTCACCGCTTTTAGCTCGGAGCAGCGATCGGCTAAGAGCTTCAGGGACTACCTCGAGGCGGCTAGGGATTTCATCAGACCCGAAGAGAACAGCCCCTCTCGCTGGTTCTCTCCCCTCGAAAGCAAGGCTCGATGTGACCGCGCCCCGCTCCTTCTCTTCCTACCTGGTTAGTTGAGGGGAAAATGTGCAATTGCTTTTTTTAGCTCAGATTCAGAAACTGACTACTAGTGGTGTAGGTATCGACGGAAATGGACTCGGCCTAATGAGACAGCACCAAAAACTTGGACAGTGAGTGCGCCCCCCCCCCATTCAGAAACTGACTACTAGTGGTGTAGGTATCGACGGAAATGGACTCGGCCTAATGAGACAGCACCAAAAACTTGGACAGTGGGTGCGCCCCCCCCCCCTCCTCCCCTTTCTATCgattcttcttttttgaattttccgATGGTTTAATTAATTCTGCTTTACTTTTTCCAAGGATGTTTGATATCTGGTGCCTTCACATTCCACCCAGTAATCGTACTGCATTCCCAGGTATTGCTTTCTCTCTACATTATTATTTGGTGGTGATAGTTAGTTTCTCTTTCTCTTACACTTACTGAATCCTTTAGATCTTGTCCGCATGGTCGAAACAACTGTCAAATCTGAAAGTCAGCGGTCACCTGGTAAACCCATTTATCTTGTTGGAGAATCTCTCGGTGCCTGCATTGCACTTGCCGTTGCTGCCTGCAATCCTCATATTGATCTTGTCTTGATTCTTTCTAATCCAGGTGACCTATGTTAGCCTTTCATTCATTTGTCAATCTCACTCTACTCGCTGTCTGTTTGACCTCATACATTTGCTTACATGGTTTTATGCCAACTGTTAATGCGTATGACTTTAGTGGCTGGATTATATCTCCACTTCGTGCCCAAACTCAACTGACTTTCTGACCTTGAAAAGTAGTCTCACCATCTCTTCTATTGCATTTGCAgctacatcatttgtaaactCTTCGCTGCAACATCTTCCTCCCCTGCTCAAAGTCTTGCCTCACCAACTTGATCTTGCTTTTCCTTCTGTCTTAAGCTTGATTCCAggttttcttaaaatttatccCTTCACATATTTTGGAAACAAATGAGCCCTTCCCTTAACTTAATATCATGCCACAATATATACTATAGTCTCCGCATCTCCAGAAACTGCGATCAAAATTTGGTTCAAGTGTATACTTTGATTCATGTTAACATGTGAGTTTTGGTCATTTAAGACATGGTTGTTAAGTTCTACTGTAATTTCAAGGTGGCCCTTTAAAAAGAATGATTGCTCACTGGGTCAGGGGACTTCCGGAGAACGAAACAGCTGCAAACATTTATCAAGATTTGGTGACAGCATCGACATTCACATCTGTAGGTGAAGAACTCATTTTATGGTAATTCGTTCGTTTTCCAATCTTGTCAAAATGGTTAACAATCTGCCTATGCAGATCCTGGCTGATACATTTGGGAGAGAAACACTTTTGTGGAAGCTCAAGTTGCTTGATTCCGCTTCTCTTTTTGCCAATGCACATCTTCATCTAGTACAAGCTCAGACTCTAATTCTATCCAGGTTTTTAATATCTGTTCCCTCTAATATTCGTTGGGATTTCCACCGGAGTATATCAAGTAGGTTGAGCTAACTTGTTTGCCAACCACAGCGGAAATGACCATATATTACCCAGTACATGTGAAGGCAAACGACTTCGCAGAAAGCTGCCAAAATGTGAAGTCCGTTCATTCAAAGACAACGGTCATTGCCTTTTTCTGGTATGCTCTGCTGCTTTCATTCGAATACAATGGCCAAATACTGAATATTATCTCACTTATAAAATGCTTCGTGAACATCTCCTTTTGCTTTTGGATATGACAGGAGGACGGCATTGATCTGGTCAGTATCATTAAGGCCACTTCTTTTTACCGGCGTGGGCGTTATCAGGATTACATCTCCGACTTCATCCCACCAACCATCTCTGAATTTAACAAATGTTATGGCGTCAACAGGTTCCTACCTACACATACATATAATGTCTTAAAATTTCTtgcatgattaaaaaaaaaaaactgattgtTTGATCTTTGCTTTTTCTGTTTGTAACGAGATAGGCTCCTTGAGGTGATCATGGGCCCTGTGTTTCTGTCGACTACAGTAGATGGGAAAGTGGTGAGGGGGCTTGGGGGAATACCATCGGAAGGACCTGTACTACTAGTAGGAAATCATATGCTACTGGCGAGTGACAAAATATCACTCCCAGGTCAATTTGTTCACGAGAGGAACATCAATTTGCGGCCTCTTGTGCATCCGATGATGTTTACAAGAATGAGGGATGGATTGTTACCTGATGTGTCTGGTTACGACACACTCAGAATGATGGGGTCGGTG containing:
- the LOC106320215 gene encoding acyltransferase-like protein At3g26840, chloroplastic isoform X1, which gives rise to MAATGLHVLSAVGLRIGEKHKLSVGVVVALPRVSVSVTAFSSEQRSAKSFRDYLEAARDFIRPEENSPSRWFSPLESKARCDRAPLLLFLPGIDGNGLGLMRQHQKLGQMFDIWCLHIPPSNRTAFPDLVRMVETTVKSESQRSPGKPIYLVGESLGACIALAVAACNPHIDLVLILSNPATSFVNSSLQHLPPLLKVLPHQLDLAFPSVLSLIPGGPLKRMIAHWVRGLPENETAANIYQDLVTASTFTSILADTFGRETLLWKLKLLDSASLFANAHLHLVQAQTLILSSGNDHILPSTCEGKRLRRKLPKCEVRSFKDNGHCLFLEDGIDLVSIIKATSFYRRGRYQDYISDFIPPTISEFNKCYGVNRLLEVIMGPVFLSTTVDGKVVRGLGGIPSEGPVLLVGNHMLLASDKISLPGQFVHERNINLRPLVHPMMFTRMRDGLLPDVSGYDTLRMMGSVPISATHLHNLLSAKSHILLFPGGIREALHRKGEEYKLMWPEKPEFVRAAAKFGAKIVPFCGVGEDDFLKVVVDYNDQIKVPIVREVLKRVTAEGPEVRGSVEGEEGNQDFHMPGVIPKCPGRYYYYFGKEIETGEEELRDREKAKVVYAEVRKEVERCIEFVKQRREEDPYRPLLPRLHYHLKHGLLTQVPTFPF
- the LOC106320215 gene encoding acyltransferase-like protein At3g26840, chloroplastic isoform X2; this encodes MAATGLHVLSAVGLRIGEKHKLSVGVVVALPRVSVSVTAFSSEQRSAKSFRDYLEAARDFIRPEENSPSRWFSPLESKARCDRAPLLLFLPGIDGNGLGLMRQHQKLGQMFDIWCLHIPPSNRTAFPDLVRMVETTVKSESQRSPGKPIYLVGESLGACIALAVAACNPHIDLVLILSNPATSFVNSSLQHLPPLLKVLPHQLDLAFPSVLSLIPGGPLKRMIAHWVRGLPENETAANIYQDLVTASTFTSILADTFGRETLLWKLKLLDSASLFANAHLHLVQAQTLILSSGNDHILPSTCEGKRLRRKLPKCEVRSFKDNGHCLFLEDGIDLVSIIKATSFYRRGRYQDYISDFIPPTISEFNKCYGVNRLLEVIMGPVFLSTTVDGKVVRGLGGIPSEGPVLLVGNHMLLASDKISLPGQFVHERNINLRPLVHPMMFTRMRDGLLPDVSGYDTLRMMGSVPISATHLHNLLSAKSHILLFPGGIREALHRKVVVDYNDQIKVPIVREVLKRVTAEGPEVRGSVEGEEGNQDFHMPGVIPKCPGRYYYYFGKEIETGEEELRDREKAKVVYAEVRKEVERCIEFVKQRREEDPYRPLLPRLHYHLKHGLLTQVPTFPF
- the LOC106320215 gene encoding acyltransferase-like protein At3g26840, chloroplastic isoform X3 produces the protein MRQHQKLGQMFDIWCLHIPPSNRTAFPDLVRMVETTVKSESQRSPGKPIYLVGESLGACIALAVAACNPHIDLVLILSNPATSFVNSSLQHLPPLLKVLPHQLDLAFPSVLSLIPGGPLKRMIAHWVRGLPENETAANIYQDLVTASTFTSILADTFGRETLLWKLKLLDSASLFANAHLHLVQAQTLILSSGNDHILPSTCEGKRLRRKLPKCEVRSFKDNGHCLFLEDGIDLVSIIKATSFYRRGRYQDYISDFIPPTISEFNKCYGVNRLLEVIMGPVFLSTTVDGKVVRGLGGIPSEGPVLLVGNHMLLASDKISLPGQFVHERNINLRPLVHPMMFTRMRDGLLPDVSGYDTLRMMGSVPISATHLHNLLSAKSHILLFPGGIREALHRKGEEYKLMWPEKPEFVRAAAKFGAKIVPFCGVGEDDFLKVVVDYNDQIKVPIVREVLKRVTAEGPEVRGSVEGEEGNQDFHMPGVIPKCPGRYYYYFGKEIETGEEELRDREKAKVVYAEVRKEVERCIEFVKQRREEDPYRPLLPRLHYHLKHGLLTQVPTFPF